Within the Penaeus chinensis breed Huanghai No. 1 chromosome 43, ASM1920278v2, whole genome shotgun sequence genome, the region tcctcctcctcttctcctcctcctcctcctcctcctcctccccctccccctcccctcctcctcctcccccctctcctcctcctcctcccccctctcctcctcctcctcctcctcccccctctcctcctcctcctcctcctcccccctctcctcctcctcctcctcctcctcctcctcctccccctcccctcctcttcctcctcctcttcctcctcctctcctcctcctcctcctcctcctcctcctcctcctcctcctcctcctcctccccccttccctcctcctcctcctcctcctccccccttccctcctcctcctcctcctcctccccctccccctccccctcccctcccctccctcctcctcctcctcctcctcccccaacccccctcctcctcctcctcctcctcctcctcctcctcctcctcctcctcccccctccccctccccctccccctcccctcctcctcctcctcccccaacccccctcctcctcccccaacccccctcctcctcctcctcctcctcctcctcttcctcttcctcttcctcttcctcttcctcttcctcttcctcttcctcttcctcttcctcttcctcttcctcttcctcttcctcttcctcttcctcctcctcctcctccccctcccccctccccctcccccccccctcctcctcctcctcctcctcctccccccccaacccccctcctcctcctcctcctcctcctcctcctcctcctcctcctcctcctcctcctcctccccctgcttttTTCTATTAAGGGTAGATAAATGATTTCTTATGAGAACACTGACTGATTCATGCACATAGATACAGACGTAAATAAAAAGCATTGTTTATGTTGATTTCTGTGTATAATGTAATACACCGCCatatcgacatatcgccttgagaagtcaaacgcaggtgtcgtaggggaagccaccgccgtggcacaagtgttagcgcgccgaaccgcggttgattaggaagggcatccaatcaggcaagggtgacactgccatataacctcttaacaagtgaattgagagaggcttatgtcctgcaatggaatgaatggctgttaaaaaaaaaaaaaaaaaaaaaatatatatatatatatatatatatatgtgtgtgtgtatgtgtgtatgtgtgtatgtgtgtatgtgtgtatgtgtgtatgtgtgtatgtgtgtatgtgtgtgtgtgtgtgtgtgtgtgtgtgtgtgtgtgtgtgtgtgtgtgtgtgtgtgtgtgtgtgtgtgtgtgtgtatatatatatatatatatatatatatatatatatatatatatatatatatatatatatgatttaacgtgtttatttatttttatttttctctgtaccCACTACTAACCTGCGCCTCCTCCCCCAGGGCTCCTCTCAGAGTCCCCCTCGAGGCGTCTCGTCTGTGTCGCAGTTCGTCCCTCTGTCCTCcgactcgtcctcctcctccgccacgccCCGCAAGTCGTCCTCGGGCCCTTCGGGaacctcgtcttccctcccttcggCGTCCTCCCATCGCGTCCTGCCCTCCAGCGGCTCTTCGTCGGGGAAGACCAACAGCACGCGGGTCACCCCTCCTTCAGTGCCTTCGATCCTGAAGCCGTCGTCCCTCGCGTCTCTTCACGGGTCGAGATCGCTGCCGACCACGTCGTCCTCCGCGGTCGTGGGTGTCCCCTACAAGCACAAGCACGCCCCAGCCGCCCCGACGTCCGAACACACGCCCTCCGCCTTCTCACACCCGCAGCACGGCGCCAAACTCAGCATGGCGCCACATCTCCATCAGCCCCACCACCAGATGCACCCAcaccttcactctcttcctctccctcaccctcacgcccaccctcacccacacccacacccgcaccccaacgcccaccctcacccacaccctcacccccgcGCCCACCCACAACATCCACCCGTCCACCCACACCAGCTGCCTCAACATTTCCCTGCACACGCCGCCCACCCTTCGCTCTACTACCCGCACCTGGTGACGCCCATGATGCCTTACTACCCGACGGATCAGGTGAGTGCGATAGACGTTTGAATTTGgctaatgaattattattatcatcttttattttcctttctttctttctatctctttttttttagctgaTTGTCACGGGGTTAAGATAGCAACAAGGAGGATAACAGTGATCATAGTAGccagaataataaggataacattacAGAAGTacgaataatcattataacattatagtagtaAGAAGAATGATTATAGCATTACAGTAGTAAgatttataattataacattatagtagtaagaataataatggtaccattgtagtagtaagaataattaagatgatgattataatgattatgaaactccaacaataacactactaacactactattcATCTTTCATAATTTACCCTGTAAGTTATTCTTCACGAACTCCATTAATATCAGAGCCTATTAATTACAACATATACAAATACTAGATGATGAGAGATATAtttgccaataataataaagatagaatccATTTAACAATACTTACACCCATTTCAACTGAACAGCCAAACGACACCTATTCTCAGAATTCCTCTAATTATTAAAAAACCAATTCCTACTCCAGGATCTGCAACAAACCcacaaaaacaggaagaaggagagcaGCAAGAAACGCAAGGATGGCAAGAAtaagcaaaaggaggaggagaagaagaagaagaaggagaggaagaggaaaagcaaggaGCTCACAGACGAACAGATCGAGAGAACTTACACAGGGCTGGACAGGGAACTTGCCGAGGAATTTATCGATTCGACAATGGAGCCGGGTCTCTCGCTCCAAAGGGCCTTCAACACGAGTTTTGATCAAGATtcattttaaagaaaagaaaatgataataataggaataagaagtgtctatgtatgttcttttttttttaatcttgtttttttgtcCTGCCAAAATATTGTACATGAAAATACTAACCTCTCTTTTTATAAGATATGTTATAGACAATTCCATGACGCGTTTTATCATATTAATGAACGTTTaaatctctctcgtcttttttctattatttcataCTGTATTTTGTATTATCTGTTTTGAATGGGTTCCTTTAGCTTTTTTAGAATCAATAACTTACTGCTAACATGGATTGTAAATGAATTAGGATTTATAacctcatgtacatatatatatatatgcatatatcattatacatatatatactttcataaatGTAAAAGTGCACAACTgattataatgtttgtatataatgaAACTTTTAGTCAGTTCTCAGCAGGATGAAatgtaaaataattttatttcatcattaaagccattatataatgtacatgtacagCATGTACATCA harbors:
- the LOC125048419 gene encoding uncharacterized protein LOC125048419, with the translated sequence MGVSGGGGSLRDVLLGGAGGGSGMGRGTTAGGSSSRGTSHGLAGGAGGGALTWRSLRSVSGAVDPRGHFFPAKLAMSLGILKLLLAIFMVTLGALALILQAALSPLGAGMWAGAVVGVSGFLGVCASRRPYAHVYVVSFMCVAILSMASSGLLIILSATAWARDDQHPTAVFVEQETQEEVTVLGEVLVRRPAVLVSGALVLLGVLDCLVSLACAAISAREACGLYSKGEDTTQGLSEGHNRKERLYRWLGQQKTIFPIGSSQSPPRGVSSVSQFVPLSSDSSSSSATPRKSSSGPSGTSSSLPSASSHRVLPSSGSSSGKTNSTRVTPPSVPSILKPSSLASLHGSRSLPTTSSSAVVGVPYKHKHAPAAPTSEHTPSAFSHPQHGAKLSMAPHLHQPHHQMHPHLHSLPLPHPHAHPHPHPHPHPNAHPHPHPHPRAHPQHPPVHPHQLPQHFPAHAAHPSLYYPHLVTPMMPYYPTDQDLQQTHKNRKKESSKKRKDGKNKQKEEEKKKKKERKRKSKELTDEQIERTYTGLDRELAEEFIDSTMEPGLSLQRAFNTSFDQDSF